In Luteipulveratus mongoliensis, the DNA window ACGGCGGTGGAACACCATCTGCACGATCACCGACCGCGACGAGACCCGCTTCGGCTACGACGTCCGTGCACCGAAGCCCCTCGACCTCTCGATCTCGCGCTGGCAGTACGACATCCGGCCGCTCGGCACAGATCGGTGCCAGGTCACGGAGACCAACTGGATCAAGGCGCCGGTCTGGTTCATCCCGCTCGCTGTCACCATCACCGGGACCCTCGACCGGCCGCACGCCAACCTGCGGCACATCGACAGCACGCTGCAGCGGCTCAAGACCTTCGTCGAAAAGCTCGAGCCCTCGTCGTCGGGCGACTGACGGCGTACGCCGCAGCTGACGTCCCAGCCAGGACCGCGACCAGGCCCCAGTCGCTGAGGGGTTCGTACGGCCGGGCCGTGTCTCCCCGCCAGGTCCAGGCACGTACGACCTCGCCGTCCTCGCGCTGGCCGCCTCGGTGGGGCGAGAGGCTGTAACCACGGCCGCTGTCGGCGTACCAGAGCTGATGACCACTGGTGTCCGTCCGTGCCTCCAGACTCCGGACATCGGAGCGGGTGAGGTACGGGAAGACGGCGTACACGAAAGCCAGCACGGTCAGCAGGGCGAGCGACCAGCGCAGCACGACGAGGAGCGGATGAACGGGCTCCTGCTGAGCGAGGGAAGGAGGTTGGGCATGCACCTCACCATTAAGACAAGGCGGCGCATCAAGATGGCGTCAAGACGCGTGAAGGCGGCGTCAATCTCGCTCTGCGCCAAGGATTCCGGGCGTTCGCTGGAGTCATGGCTGAATACGTCGTCGGCGGCATCATCGCGGTCGCCCTCCTTCTCTACCTGATCTACGCGCTCATCCGACCGGAGCGGTTCTGATGAGCACGGGTCTGTCGGGTGTGCTCACGATCGCCACCCTCCTGCTGATGCTCGCCGTCGTGCACGTCCCGCTCGGCGGCTACATGGCGCGCGTCTTCACCAGCGACCGCGACCTCGGCGTCGAGAAGGCGATCTACCGCATCTGCGGGATCAACCCGAAGTCGGAACAGCGCTGGTCGACCTACGCGCTCTCCGTCGCGGGCTTCTCGATCGTCAGCATCGTCGTCCTGTTCGCGATCATCCAGTGGCAGTCCCATCTGCCGATGGGTCGCGGCGCCGCCATGGACACGGACACCGCGATCAACACGGCGATCTCGTTCACCACCAACACCAACTGGCAGAGCTATGTCGGTGAGGTGGGCGCCTCGCCCTTCGTCCAGACCGTCGGGCTGACCGTCCAGAACTTCGTCTCGGCCGCCGTCGGCCTGGCCGTCGCCGTGGCTCTCATCCGCGGTCTGGCCCGCCACGCCTCGGACACGCTCGGCAACTTCTGGGTCGACCTGACCCGCTCGGTCGTACGAATCCTGTTGCCTCTGGCGGCAATTGCCGCTGTGGTGCTGCTCGCCGGCGGCGTGATCCAGAACCTCGCCGAGCCCGATCTCATCAAGGGCCTCTCCGGCACACCGCAGACGATTCAGGGTGGCCTGGTCGCGAGCCAGGAGGCGATCAAGGAGCTCGGCACCAACGGTGGCGGCTACTTCAACGCCAACTCCGCGCATCCGTTCGAGAACCCGAACGCCTTCACCAACCTGGTCGAGATCTTCCTGCTGCTCGTGATCCCGTTCTCCCTCCCCCGCACGTACGGCCTCCTCGTGCAGGACCGTCGTCAGGGCTACGCGGTCCTCGGGTTCATGGCGACCCTCTGGGGCGGCATGCTCGCCGTCGTGACCTGGGCCGAGGTCGCCGCCTCCACCGGGCCGATGGGCGCGATGGAGGGCAAGGAAGTCCGCTTCGGTGTCTGGTCGTCGGCGCTCTTCGCAAACTCCACGACGTCGACCTCGACCGGAGCCGTCAACTCGTTGCACGAGAGCTACAGCCCGATCGGCGGCGGTGGCGTCCTGCTCAACATGATGCTCGGCGAGATCTCACCCGGTGGCGTCGGCGCGGGCATCTACGGCGCGCTCACGATCGCGATCCTGTCGGTGTTCATCGCGGGTCTCATGGTCGGACGTACGCCCGAGATCCTCGGCAAGACCATCGGTCGCAAGGAGATCACCTGCGTCGCTCTCATCACGGTGACGACGCCGGCCCTGGTCCTGCTCGGCACGGGCGCTGCCCTCGCCAACAAGACGGCGAAGTCCGGCATGCTCAGCGGCGGCGCACACGGCCTCAGCGAGATGCTCTACGCCTTCACGTCGGCGTCCAACAACAACGGCAGCGCCTTCGCCGGCCTGACCGCGGACCAGCCGTACCTCAACCTCACGCTCGGTGCGTGCATGCTGCTCGGCCGGTTCATCCCGATCTTCTTGATCCTGGCGCTCGCGGGTTCCCTTGCAGCGCAACGGAAACGGCCGACCACTGACGGCACCATGCCCACCCACACCCCCCTGTTCACCGGACTGATGGTCGGCGTCGCCCTCCTGGTGACCGGTCTGACCTTCCTTCCCGTCCTCGCTCTCGGTCCGCTTGCGGAGGCCCTCTCATGAACAACCTGATTGCTACGGCGGGCGCGTCCTTCCCTGACGCGCTGCGCAAGCTCAACCCTCAGCACCTGTTCCGTGCACCTGTCCTGTTCGTGGTGTGGATCGGCGCGCTGCTCACGACCGTCCTCTCGTGCATCCACCCGTCCGTCTTCAGCATCTCGGTCGCGGTCTGGCTGTGGCTGACGATCCTGTTCGCCAACCTCGCCGAGGCCGTCGCCGAGGGGCGTGGCAAGGCGCAGGCCGACACTCTGCGCAAGACGCGCACCACCACCATGGCTCGCCGCCTGGTGACCGGCAGTCAGGAGGAGCAGGTCGCCAGTGCGGACCTGCGCCTGGACGACCGGGTGGTCGTCGAGGCCGGCGAGGTCATCCCCGGTGACGGTGACGTCATCGAGGGCATGGCCACGGTCGACGAGTCCGCGATCACGGGAGAGTCAGCCCCCGTCGTACGCGAGGCCGGCGGCGACCGTTGTGCCGTCACCGGGGGTACGACCGTGCTCTCGGACCGCATCGTCGTCCAGATCACCTCCAAGCCTGGAGAGACGTTCATCGACCGGATGATCGCGCTCGTCGAGGGCGCGGCCCGGCAGAAGACACCGAACGAGATCGCGCTCGGCATCCTGCTGATCGTCCTGACGATCATCTTCGTGCTGGCCGTCGCCACGATCCCGCCGTTCGCCGGGTTCACCGGCGAGAAGCCGACCGTCATCGTGCTGGTCGCCCTTCTCGTCTGCCTGATCCCCACAACGATCGGTGCGCTGCTGTCAGCCATCGGCATCGCCGGCATGGACCGGCTGGTGCAGCACAACGTGCTCGCCATGTCCGGCCGCGCGGTCGAAGCCGCCGGTGACGTCAGCACCCTGCTGCTCGACAAGACCGGCACCATCACGCTCGGCAACCGGCAGGCGAGCGAGATCCTGCCCGTCGGCGGGGCGCACGGCACCGACGTGAACCGGCTCGCGTACCTGTCCTCGCTCGCCGACGAGACGCCCGAGGGGCGCTCCATCGTCGACTGGGCTCGGAAACAGCTCGGCGAATATGCAGAAGCACCAACCGATTCCGTCGCTGTGCCCTTCACAGCACAGACCCGCATGAGCGGTGTCGACCTCGCCGATGGCACCGAGATCCGCAAGGGCGCCGCCGGCGCCATCCGCAAGTGGGTCGTCGAGTCCGGTGGCCAGGTCAGCGACGACGTCACGTCCAAGTCCGACGAGATCGCCGCCGCCGGAGGTACGCCGCTGGTCGTCGCCGCGCGCGACGCCGGCCAGCCGGCCCGCGCCGTCGGGGTCATCCACCTCAAGGACATCGTCAAGCCGGGAATGGTCGAGCGGTTCGCCGAGCTGCGTCGGATGGGCATCCGGACGGTGATGATCACGGGCGACAACCCGTTGACTGCGAAGGCCATTGCTGCCGAGGCCGGTGTCGACGACTTCCTCGCGGAAGCAACTCCCGAGGACAAGATGCGCCTCATCAAGGAGGAGCAGGCCGGCGGCCGGCTCGTGGCGATGACCGGCGACGGCACCAATGATGCGCCCGCGCTCGCCCAGGCCGATGTCGGCGTGGCCATGAACACCGGTACGTCGGCGGCGAAGGAGGCCGGCAACATGGTCGACCTCGACTCGGACCCGACCAAGCTCATCGACATCGTGGCGATCGGCAAGCAGCTGCTCATCACGCGTGGCGCCCTGACGACGTTCTCGATCGCCAACGACCTCGCGAAGTACTTCGCGATCATCCCGGCGATGTTCGTACCGCTCTACCCAGGGCTGTCGGACCTGAACGTCATGCACCTGTCCTCGCCCAACTCGGCGATGCTCTCCGCAGTGATCTTCAACGCGTTGGTCATCGTGGCGCTGGTTCCCTTGGCACTCAAGGGAGTTCGCTATCGGCCGATGCGAGCGGACCAGATGCTCGCACGCAACCTCTTGATCTACGGAGTGGGCGGCATCATCACGCCGTTCATCGGGATCAAGCTCATCGACCTCGTCGTCTCTCTCTTCCCAGGACTGTGATCGTCATGACTTCTTCGACCATCTCGCTGGGTCGTCAGACCCTCGCCGGCCTTCGCCTGCTGGTCGTCATGACCGTGTTGCTCGGCGCGGTGTTCCCCGCTGCGATCTGGGGTGTCGGGCAGATCGCGTTCCGGGACCAGGCTGCAGGCTCTCTCGTGCACCAGGACGACAAGGTGATCGGGTCCTCCTTGCTCGGACAGGCGTGGAAGGGCCCTCAGTGGTTCCAGTCCCGACCGTCGGCCTCGGACTACGCGGGCGACACCAGCGGCGGGTCCAACCTCGGCCCGAGCGACAAGGCGCTCACCGACGAGGTCGCCAAGCGTCGTACGGCGCTGGGCGGTGGCATCCAAGCGCCTGACGCCCTGACCGCGAGTGGCAGCGGGCTCGACCCGCACATCTCGCCCGCGTACGCCGACCAGCAGGTCGCGCGCGTGGCCAAGGCTCGCGGGCTGCAGCCCGCACAGGTGAAGCAGCTGGTCGAGGACCACACCGAGGGTCGGACCCTCGGCTACCTCGGAAGGCCCCGGGTCAATGTTCTGGAGCTCAACATCGCTCTGAACCAGCTCGGTTCATCGCGATGAACACGCGCGCCGCCGGTCACGCCGATCGGGACGGGCAGCAGCACAATCGTCGTATGGCGCGCGGACGACTGCGGATCTACCTGGGTGCTGCCCCAGGCGTAGGCAAGACCGTCGCCATGCTGTCCGAGGCGCAGCGGCGGCGGGAGCGCGGGACCGACGTCGTGGTCGGCCTCGTCGAGACCCACGGACGGGCGTACACCGCCGACATGCTCGCCGGACTCGAGGTTCTGCCTCGAGTCCGGGTGCAGCACGGTGACTCCTTCCTCGAGGAGCTCGACGTCGACGAGGTGATCCGGCGTCGTCCCGATGTCGCGCTGATCGACGAGCTGGCCCACACCAACGCGTCAGGCTCCCGCCACGAGCGTCGCTGGGAGGACATCAACCAGGTGCTCGACGCCGGGATCGATGTGGTCTCGACGGTCAACGTGCAGCACCTCGAGTCGCTCAACGACGTCGTCTTCGAGATCACTGGTGTCCGTCAGCGCGAGACCGTGCCCGACGAGATCGTCCGGGCCGCAGACCAGATCGAGCTGGTCGACATGTCGCCGGAGGCTCTGCGACGACGACTCGCGCACGGCGCCGTCTACCCGGCTGAGCGGGTCGACGCCGCCCTGTCCAACTACTTCCGCCCGGGCAACCTGTCGGCCCTGCGCGAGCTCGCGCTGCTGTGGGTGGCCGACCGTGTCGACGAGGCGATGACGCGCTACCGGCACGACCAGGACATCGACAGCACCTGGGCCACTCGTGAGCGGGTCGTCGTCGCGCTCACGGGCGGTCCCGAGCAGGAGGTCCTGCTGCGCCGAGGTGCCCGGATCGCGGCCCGTGGCGCCGGCGGTCAGCTCCTTGCGGTCAAGGTCATCCCCGACTCCGGCCTGCGTGACATGCCGGACGACTCGATCAGCACCGCACGTGAGCTCACCCAAGAGCTGGGCGGCGAGCTGCACGTCGTCACGGGTTCGGACATCAGCGCCGCCATCCTCGACTTCGCCCGCAGCGTCAACGCGTCGCAGATCATCGTCGGCGCGAGCCGGCGGAGCCGATGGCAGGCTCTCCTGACGCCGGGCGTCGGCCAGCAGGTCGTCGCCGAGTCCGGTGACATCGACGTCCTGATGGTGACCCACCCCTATGCCTCGGGACGGACCCGGTCTCAGGGACGTACGTCCGTTGGCTGGGTGCGCACCATCGGCGGCTGGCTTCTCGCCACGGTCGGCACCGCGCTGCTCACCTGGATCCTCGACCTCACCCGTCAGGAGCACGACCTCCCACTTGAGGTCCTGCTCTTCCTGCTGCTGACCGTGGTGACGGCGATCGTCGGCGGACTGCTTCCGGCTCTGGTCGCGGCCGTGCTCGCCAGC includes these proteins:
- a CDS encoding SRPBCC family protein translates to MEIEAGAGDVMRVVSDPVQMAHLGEEIHEVRLLGGAQDAAVGVRFEGINRLGRRRWNTICTITDRDETRFGYDVRAPKPLDLSISRWQYDIRPLGTDRCQVTETNWIKAPVWFIPLAVTITGTLDRPHANLRHIDSTLQRLKTFVEKLEPSSSGD
- the kdpF gene encoding K(+)-transporting ATPase subunit F is translated as MAEYVVGGIIAVALLLYLIYALIRPERF
- the kdpA gene encoding potassium-transporting ATPase subunit KdpA, producing MSTGLSGVLTIATLLLMLAVVHVPLGGYMARVFTSDRDLGVEKAIYRICGINPKSEQRWSTYALSVAGFSIVSIVVLFAIIQWQSHLPMGRGAAMDTDTAINTAISFTTNTNWQSYVGEVGASPFVQTVGLTVQNFVSAAVGLAVAVALIRGLARHASDTLGNFWVDLTRSVVRILLPLAAIAAVVLLAGGVIQNLAEPDLIKGLSGTPQTIQGGLVASQEAIKELGTNGGGYFNANSAHPFENPNAFTNLVEIFLLLVIPFSLPRTYGLLVQDRRQGYAVLGFMATLWGGMLAVVTWAEVAASTGPMGAMEGKEVRFGVWSSALFANSTTSTSTGAVNSLHESYSPIGGGGVLLNMMLGEISPGGVGAGIYGALTIAILSVFIAGLMVGRTPEILGKTIGRKEITCVALITVTTPALVLLGTGAALANKTAKSGMLSGGAHGLSEMLYAFTSASNNNGSAFAGLTADQPYLNLTLGACMLLGRFIPIFLILALAGSLAAQRKRPTTDGTMPTHTPLFTGLMVGVALLVTGLTFLPVLALGPLAEALS
- the kdpB gene encoding potassium-transporting ATPase subunit KdpB — translated: MNNLIATAGASFPDALRKLNPQHLFRAPVLFVVWIGALLTTVLSCIHPSVFSISVAVWLWLTILFANLAEAVAEGRGKAQADTLRKTRTTTMARRLVTGSQEEQVASADLRLDDRVVVEAGEVIPGDGDVIEGMATVDESAITGESAPVVREAGGDRCAVTGGTTVLSDRIVVQITSKPGETFIDRMIALVEGAARQKTPNEIALGILLIVLTIIFVLAVATIPPFAGFTGEKPTVIVLVALLVCLIPTTIGALLSAIGIAGMDRLVQHNVLAMSGRAVEAAGDVSTLLLDKTGTITLGNRQASEILPVGGAHGTDVNRLAYLSSLADETPEGRSIVDWARKQLGEYAEAPTDSVAVPFTAQTRMSGVDLADGTEIRKGAAGAIRKWVVESGGQVSDDVTSKSDEIAAAGGTPLVVAARDAGQPARAVGVIHLKDIVKPGMVERFAELRRMGIRTVMITGDNPLTAKAIAAEAGVDDFLAEATPEDKMRLIKEEQAGGRLVAMTGDGTNDAPALAQADVGVAMNTGTSAAKEAGNMVDLDSDPTKLIDIVAIGKQLLITRGALTTFSIANDLAKYFAIIPAMFVPLYPGLSDLNVMHLSSPNSAMLSAVIFNALVIVALVPLALKGVRYRPMRADQMLARNLLIYGVGGIITPFIGIKLIDLVVSLFPGL
- the kdpC gene encoding potassium-transporting ATPase subunit KdpC, whose protein sequence is MTSSTISLGRQTLAGLRLLVVMTVLLGAVFPAAIWGVGQIAFRDQAAGSLVHQDDKVIGSSLLGQAWKGPQWFQSRPSASDYAGDTSGGSNLGPSDKALTDEVAKRRTALGGGIQAPDALTASGSGLDPHISPAYADQQVARVAKARGLQPAQVKQLVEDHTEGRTLGYLGRPRVNVLELNIALNQLGSSR
- a CDS encoding DUF4118 domain-containing protein, with amino-acid sequence MARGRLRIYLGAAPGVGKTVAMLSEAQRRRERGTDVVVGLVETHGRAYTADMLAGLEVLPRVRVQHGDSFLEELDVDEVIRRRPDVALIDELAHTNASGSRHERRWEDINQVLDAGIDVVSTVNVQHLESLNDVVFEITGVRQRETVPDEIVRAADQIELVDMSPEALRRRLAHGAVYPAERVDAALSNYFRPGNLSALRELALLWVADRVDEAMTRYRHDQDIDSTWATRERVVVALTGGPEQEVLLRRGARIAARGAGGQLLAVKVIPDSGLRDMPDDSISTARELTQELGGELHVVTGSDISAAILDFARSVNASQIIVGASRRSRWQALLTPGVGQQVVAESGDIDVLMVTHPYASGRTRSQGRTSVGWVRTIGGWLLATVGTALLTWILDLTRQEHDLPLEVLLFLLLTVVTAIVGGLLPALVAAVLASLALNWYFTPPFNTLTINEPQNVVALIVFVLVAASVASVVHLSARRAEQAVAAQRDSHILADLAHSLLDAERPLSALLEQARDIFGAAGAAVVTKTRGGGIGEPVVMSGEVPIRDPGAMLTTASVDDGHILVLSGGNRRADQRRLVEAFAHHAAAVIRGTHLAEEAASAKRLARDNRTRGALLAAVSHDLRTPLAAIKAGVSSLREHDIVLSEQDQAELLKTVEDSADRLDALIENLLDMSRIQADTVKPRTDELVVLDLLQASVRTVTQPERVRTWLPDKRLTVEADAGLAERVLANLVENALRYSPGRQEVVISAERLQDLLEIRVIDRGPGVPMEQKEGIFAPFQRFGDAPRGTGVGLGLAVARGLAEAMQGTLIAEDTPGGGLTMVLLLPIGPTSIVDTEGDSA